The following are from one region of the Pseudodesulfovibrio piezophilus C1TLV30 genome:
- a CDS encoding branched-chain amino acid ABC transporter permease, with protein MTQHQLKRNCLMGLGLAAFALPQVLQSPTYLHILIMLFLYAYMTTTWNLVGGFAGVLPLGHAVFVGIGAYTSTVLWLQYGISPWLGMLIGGVLAAIVGYLIGKPTLKMRGAYFALSTMAFLEGMRVIVENIDTIGPFKLNGPRGLNIPPLPTEEAGFWAFQFSSKEPYYYIALIMLIVVLGLTYYISRSKFGYYLKAGGEEPEAAQALGVNVASCKVAATALSAFLTALAGTFLAQLTLFIYPKSVMTLDLSFELAFIALIGGRGSLAGPVIGALLLRPVSEFSRIYFSASLPGLHLIILGVVLIVVMLYQPRGLTEPLLKLFDRVTARFTDDAQEDKV; from the coding sequence ATGACACAACACCAATTGAAACGAAATTGCCTCATGGGGCTGGGGCTGGCAGCATTCGCGCTGCCACAGGTACTCCAAAGCCCGACATATCTGCATATCCTGATTATGCTCTTTCTCTATGCCTACATGACCACGACCTGGAACCTGGTAGGAGGCTTTGCAGGCGTCCTGCCCCTCGGCCATGCAGTCTTCGTGGGTATAGGAGCATACACTTCGACAGTCCTCTGGCTCCAATACGGAATCAGCCCCTGGCTCGGCATGCTGATCGGTGGGGTTCTGGCCGCCATTGTCGGTTACCTCATCGGCAAACCAACCCTGAAAATGCGCGGGGCATACTTTGCCCTGTCCACCATGGCCTTCCTTGAGGGTATGCGGGTTATTGTCGAGAATATCGACACAATCGGCCCCTTCAAGCTCAATGGTCCCAGAGGATTGAACATCCCCCCACTGCCCACAGAGGAAGCCGGATTCTGGGCATTCCAATTCTCATCCAAGGAACCGTATTATTACATAGCCCTCATCATGCTGATAGTGGTGCTGGGATTGACCTATTACATCTCACGTTCCAAATTCGGATACTACCTCAAGGCAGGCGGAGAAGAACCGGAAGCGGCCCAGGCTCTGGGGGTGAATGTCGCATCCTGTAAAGTGGCGGCCACGGCGTTGTCCGCCTTTCTCACGGCCTTGGCCGGAACGTTCCTCGCCCAGTTGACCCTGTTTATCTACCCCAAAAGCGTCATGACCCTCGATCTGTCATTCGAACTCGCCTTCATCGCCCTTATCGGTGGCCGCGGTTCTCTGGCAGGCCCGGTCATCGGTGCTCTGCTGCTGCGGCCGGTCAGCGAATTCAGCCGCATATACTTCTCTGCATCGCTCCCCGGTCTGCACCTGATCATCCTTGGCGTCGTTCTGATTGTCGTCATGCTGTATCAACCGCGTGGACTGACTGAACCGTTGCTGAAACTCTTTGATCGCGTCACGGCCAGATTCACGGACGACGCCCAGGAGGACAAGGTATGA
- a CDS encoding branched-chain amino acid ABC transporter permease, with translation MDLVFFAQDCINGVLMGLIYGLVALGLTLIFGVLKVINFAHGSFIMVGMFVSYWVVSLTGLHPYLAMVIIVPIMFMFGYLMQNLLIRPIFIAERDVREPITVIVVTTGMWYVLDNLALLLFGPDYRALAPNPLKGQMLSFGEIFISVPKLYGAATAVATAGGLAWFLQKTRMGRAIRATSLDRDAASLMGINQWKIFNVAFGIGTAVAGIAGAVMTPFYNVYPTVGIPFDVKSFVIVVLGGLGSIWGALIGGVIVGLVESIGPIYMTSTWTEAIVYGLFLLVLFVKPSGLFGQKNDW, from the coding sequence ATGGACTTGGTTTTCTTCGCCCAGGATTGCATCAATGGTGTACTCATGGGTCTTATATACGGCTTGGTCGCTTTGGGTCTGACCCTCATCTTCGGCGTCCTCAAAGTCATCAACTTTGCGCACGGCTCCTTCATCATGGTCGGCATGTTCGTCTCGTACTGGGTCGTTTCTCTGACCGGACTGCATCCCTATCTGGCAATGGTCATCATTGTTCCAATCATGTTCATGTTCGGGTACCTGATGCAGAACCTGCTCATCCGCCCCATCTTCATTGCAGAACGTGATGTTCGCGAACCGATAACCGTCATCGTGGTCACTACAGGCATGTGGTATGTTTTGGACAACCTCGCCCTGCTGCTTTTCGGCCCCGATTACAGGGCGCTGGCACCCAACCCTCTCAAGGGACAGATGCTCAGCTTTGGCGAAATATTCATCTCCGTACCAAAACTCTATGGTGCTGCCACGGCAGTCGCCACGGCTGGCGGACTCGCCTGGTTTCTTCAGAAAACCCGCATGGGGCGCGCTATCCGGGCCACAAGCCTGGATCGCGATGCAGCCAGCTTGATGGGCATCAATCAGTGGAAAATTTTCAACGTCGCATTCGGCATCGGCACGGCCGTTGCCGGGATTGCAGGGGCCGTTATGACCCCCTTTTACAACGTGTATCCCACAGTAGGTATTCCTTTTGACGTCAAATCATTCGTCATCGTCGTTCTCGGCGGTCTAGGGTCTATCTGGGGAGCACTCATCGGCGGCGTCATAGTCGGACTGGTCGAGTCCATCGGCCCCATCTACATGACTTCCACCTGGACAGAAGCCATCGTCTACGGACTGTTCCTGCTCGTGCTTTTCGTCAAGCCCTCAGGACTCTTCGGCCAAAAGAACGACTGGTAA
- a CDS encoding ABC transporter substrate-binding protein, protein MKRIYLLVLGLAMSLVLPSLAFAQTTVKVGNILPLSGPSASVGQQGKQAREMAVEEINAAGGIKSLGGAKIELLYADSKSDPNVGVTEAERFINTENVHVLTGAWNSGVTYPSTAVAERYGIPYIVPVSVRDTITERGFKNVFRIAAKDSWWTRDQFAFLKDMEKEFGEKLSTVAFVYENGDWGTGFASQWRKLAEASGYKVVLDEPYPSSATDLTPVVNKIRRAHPDVLMLVSNAADAILLTNTLADYKVSPKVIIGSGGGHADPTFMSGCGDNAKYIFDIVEWEADVNKAGAKEVNAKYKERYGNNLTGEAVDAYISMYMLADALERAGSLEPDAIRKALAETDYKTGRGMIVTYDSVKFDETGQNENAALAVVQINDIGKGLERITVWPKAARRAGYSPVFPMPTK, encoded by the coding sequence ATGAAACGGATTTACTTGCTGGTACTGGGGCTTGCAATGAGCCTGGTCCTGCCGTCACTGGCTTTTGCCCAAACCACTGTCAAAGTTGGAAACATCCTTCCCTTGTCCGGTCCCTCCGCGTCGGTCGGCCAGCAGGGAAAACAAGCTCGGGAAATGGCTGTTGAGGAAATCAACGCTGCCGGGGGTATCAAATCCCTGGGCGGAGCCAAAATCGAATTGCTTTATGCTGATTCCAAGTCCGACCCCAATGTCGGCGTGACAGAGGCCGAGCGCTTCATCAACACGGAAAATGTCCATGTCCTCACTGGCGCATGGAACTCCGGCGTCACCTACCCGTCCACAGCTGTTGCCGAACGATATGGCATCCCCTACATCGTGCCCGTATCCGTCCGCGATACCATCACGGAGCGAGGATTCAAGAACGTCTTCAGGATTGCTGCCAAGGATTCCTGGTGGACCCGCGATCAGTTCGCTTTCCTCAAGGACATGGAAAAGGAATTTGGCGAGAAGCTGTCCACCGTGGCCTTTGTTTACGAAAACGGCGACTGGGGGACCGGTTTTGCTTCCCAGTGGAGAAAGCTTGCCGAAGCCTCCGGCTACAAAGTGGTCCTGGATGAACCGTATCCTTCTTCCGCCACAGACCTGACTCCGGTCGTCAACAAGATCCGTCGCGCCCATCCCGATGTTCTGATGCTGGTCTCCAACGCTGCAGACGCCATCCTCCTGACCAACACCCTGGCGGACTACAAAGTCAGCCCCAAGGTGATCATCGGTTCCGGAGGAGGGCATGCCGACCCGACCTTCATGTCTGGCTGCGGCGACAATGCCAAATACATCTTCGATATTGTCGAATGGGAAGCCGACGTCAACAAAGCTGGGGCAAAGGAAGTTAATGCCAAATACAAGGAACGCTACGGCAACAACCTGACAGGTGAAGCCGTGGATGCCTATATCTCCATGTACATGCTGGCCGATGCCCTGGAACGGGCCGGATCCCTGGAGCCTGATGCAATTCGCAAAGCTCTGGCGGAAACCGACTACAAAACAGGCCGTGGTATGATCGTGACCTATGATTCCGTGAAATTCGATGAAACCGGTCAGAATGAAAACGCCGCGCTGGCCGTTGTCCAGATCAATGACATCGGAAAAGGGCTTGAGCGGATCACCGTGTGGCCCAAGGCTGCACGCCGTGCCGGTTACTCCCCTGTCTTCCCCATGCCCACAAAATAA